The sequence ATATTTGTAAAATGTCACTCGGAACGTGTAGTACGCGAACTGGCACTTTCATTTGGCGTACACGCATCATATCTTGGAACGAAGAAGAATAAAATGAAGATACAGAAAGCGGCTATTCAGGAATTGGTGCATCAGGGAACTTTAAAAATGGACGACCTCGTAATTTATGTGGGAGGCCGGTTTGGGGTTGATGCAGGTGCTTCGTTCATCGAAATTTCAACTGCCGACAAGTTGTTCCTAAAACCACGCGAACTACAATAACAACTAAATAAACAGATAAAAAAAAGCCTTGCTTCTTCTTCAGAAACAAGGCTTTTCTTTTGTTATAAACTACAATTAGCGGAAATCGATCACTTCTACATCATCATATTTCGAGGCATCAAAAACAAAGTATGTATCAGCAATAACAGATTTTGTGTCCATCTTTTTTACCAGAATTCCATATAAGTTTCCATCGGTGCTGTAAAGTGTGGCGGCATGAATCATCATTGCCGCTTTATCAATCGCCACTTCTATCTTGGTTACATCAAATTCGTCTGAGTCAGGAAATAGATTAATATGATATAATGTTTTACCTGCTTCTGTTTTTTCATCTACAAATTCAGACCGGAAGCCACGTTCGTAAATACTGAATAATGATGAAGGGTCCATTAATTCACTACCATCGTCGTCGATATTTGAAATGGTAACCTGGTTGCCATCTTCCATATAGTTCCATATCGTTGTTCCATCTGAAATTACTTCAACACCCAGATCCGGCAGCTCAACTTTGTATTTCTGGCCTTTAATTTTAATGCTTCCTTCATTTGTTTCGTTAATGTCCATTTCCTCGTTCACCATAGAAAAAACAAAATCAGCCGACATGGCTGCAATTTCTTTTGTTTTGGCACTAACTTCGTCCAGAATTTCCTTTGCTTTTGCGTCTCCCTGTGCCCAACCCGATAGGGCAAAAGCTACCAGAGCTGCAATTAATACTATACGCTTCATCCTTTTTTATTCTCTTTTAATATTACCGGGAAAATCCTTTAGAGTTAATTCAATTCCCCACCTTTAAAATCTTTCGCTTATAAATTATTCAATAACTGTTCCAAACTATATTCGTCCTGCAATAATACCTGCCGGGCTTTACTTCCTTCGCTTGGGCCAACAATTCCTGCTGCTTCCAGCTGATCCATTAAACGACCCGCCCGGTTATACCCTATCGAAAATTTCCGCTGAATCATTGAAGTAGACCCCATTTGGTTCATCACTACTATGCGGGCAGCATCATCAAAAAGTTCATCGCGGTTACGCAGATCAACATCTCCCGGACCGGGCTCATCTTCGCTAACATACTCGGGAAGTAAAAATGCGGTTGGGTAACCTCGTTGATCGCTAATATATTCAACGATATTTTCAACTTCCGGTGTATCAACAAAAGCACACTGCACACGTGTCATTTCGCTACCCTGAGAAATAAGCATATCACCCCGCCCAATCAGCTGGTTGGCACCCGGCGAATCCAAAATGGTTCGTGAGTCGATCATTGAAGCCACTTTAAAGGCGATTCGTGCCGGGAAGTTAGCTTTAATAACACCTGTGATAATATTGGTTGACGGTCGCTGTGTAGCAATAATCATATGAATACCCACTGCGCGCGCTAACTGTGCGATCCTGGCTATCGGTAATTCTATTTCTTTTCCGGCAGTCATTATCAGGTCGGCAAACTCATCGATAATCACCACAATATATGGCATAAACCGGTGTCCTTTTTCCGGATTCAGCCTGCGCGATATAAATTTCTTATTGTATTCCTTAATATTACGGGCCTGTGCCGCTTTTAACAGATCGTAACGGGCATCCATTTCAACATTTATCGAATTCAGCGTATTTTTCACTTTCTGAATATCGGTAATTACAGGCTCATCAGAATCGGGCAATTTCGCCAGGTAATGTTTTTCCAGTACCGAATAAATATTAAGCTCTACCTTTTTCGGATCGATAAAAACAAACTTCAGTTGCGACGGATGCTTTTTGTACAACAGCGAGGTGATAATAACATTAATACCTACCGATTTCCCTTGTCCGGTGGCACCGGCTACAAGTATGTGTGGCATTTTTACCAGGTCGAACATAAAGGTTTCGTTCGAAATGGTTTTTCCCAGTGCCACAGGAAGTTCTGCTGTACTTTCCTGGAATTTTTTCGACCGGATGATGGAGTGCATCGAAACAGTTTCAGGGTTCTGATTTGGCACCTCAATACCAATGGTTCCACGCCCCGGGATTGGAGCAATAATACGAATTCCCAAAGCCGCAAGACTCAAAGCAATATCATCTTCCAGGTTTTTAATCTTCGAAATCCGCACACCGGGAGCAGGTACGATTTCATATAAGGTAATCGTTGGGCCAATGGTTGCCCTGATCTTGGTAATCTCGATTTTATAATGGCGCAGTGTTTCAACAATTTTATTTTTGTTGGCTACCAGTTCCTCATTCTTCACCTCTGCATTACCAAATTTATGGTCTTCCAGCAAATCAAGCGTCGGGAATTTAAAACTGGCCAAATCCAGTGTCGGATCATAGTCTTCCAATTCTTCAGGACCTGTGCCATCCGACTCTTCTTCTTCATGTTTAGGTGCAACGGTTAAATCCAGATCTTCTTCTTCCTTTTTAACAACCTCAATTTCATCTTCAGGTGTATTTTGCGTTTCGGGCTCTTCGGCTTCAACAATCACTTCCTCCTTTTCATCAAGTGGTAAATCATCTTCTTCATCCGACTCAAAAATGGCCTTCACCACATCGTCATCATCTTCAATAATTTTTGTTACCGATTCTTCTCCCTCAATTTCAGCTGATACCGTCTCCTCATCAAAAGCAATATCCTCTTCTGTTGTGTCAATCGGTTTCTTTTTCAGCAATCCTTTTAATAAGTTAAAAGCACCATCAAAACGTACCACCACAATGGCAAGTCCGGAAATAAAAAGCAAAAAAATGAGCCCAACAACTCCGATTAACGAACGCAACCAGTTACTTAACACGAAGCCGTAATGTCCGCCCCAGTAAATGGCCGTCCCGGCAGTTGTTTTATTAAAGAACAATCCCAGAGCAACCGAAAACCAAATCATACAAATTACACTGTACCAAATGCTTTTAAGATAGTTGCCGGTTTTACGTCCGAGAATACGCATCCCGGTAATGGCCAAAAGATAAATAAAGGCAAACGAGGCCAGTCCGAAACCTCGATTCATAATAATTTCCGACAAATATGCCCCCAGTTTCATCCCTTTATTCTGGGCTTTAACTTCGGTGTTAAAAAGGAATTCACGCCAGTCGGAGTCCATAATACTTTGATCCGCTGCCCCGTAAAACAGGAACGACACAAAGGAAATGAGCAAATAAGCCGCAACAAGCAGCACAAATAAACCAAAAAGAAAAAACAACTTTTCCTTATTAATCAGGGGGATACGTTTTTTGGTTCGTTTCTTTTTCGACTTAGCAGGCTTTTTCTTCGCTCTAAATGCCATGGAGTTATTTTTATTCCAATTTTGTGTTCAATATATAACGATTTAGTTTCTCCGCAATTTTATGAGCGGTAAAAAAAATCCTAAACCGCTGTTTCACCTATCATTAAGTTTCACAATTTGTATCATCTCAGACTGCACAGGTAAAACAGAACACAAATTTAACTAAAAAAATGAGGAAGAAGTTATGCAGGCCTGCTAATTCCTGTAATCCTTATCAAGAATAAACTGTTAACAAATCGAGGCCATTTTATAGAAAATCGTAAGAAAGCGACTCACCTGTTTTCCGAATTAATAAATCAATCTCAAAAAGCTGTTATTAAATAGCATAACCAACACAAAACCAATCCGTAACGCATTTCTTTTTATGCATTGTTTTTCTATGTTTGTTACATGCTTGATCCTTTTTCAGGCAACTAATTAACTTAACAATGAAGAAACGAGCTGTTGTTGCTTTAGGCGGGAACGCCATTCTGCGAGGTAACGAAGATGGCACCATCGTTCAGCAGGAAAAGAATGTTACCGATACCCTCGAAAACCTGGTCCATTTGATTAAAGATGGCTACGAGCTGGTGCTCACACACGGCAACGGGCCGCAGGTTGGCAACATCCTGATGCGCAACGATGCCGGCGAACAACTTTACGGTATTGCCCCCATGCCCCTGAATATTTGCGTGGCCGACTCGCAGGGCGGTATTGGTTTTATGATGGAGCGCATGATGCGGAACGTGCTGAACAAACACGGTATTGAAAAAAATGTGATCTCTATGGTTACTTTGGTTGAAATCAATGAAAACGATCCGGCTTTTCAAAAACCATCAAAACGAATTGGTAAAGTATACAGCAAAGAAGAAGCCGACCGGCTTTACGAACAAAAAGGCTGGGAGTTTAAATCAACTTCAAAAATAAAAGGAGGCTACCGGCGGGTAGTCCCCTCGCCGATGCCCGTTGATATTGTGAACAAAGAGATCATCCGTCAATTGCTGGAAAACGGCAATATTGTCATTGCTGCAGGTGGCGGTGGTATTCCGGTTTATTTTGATGAAAACAACGACGTTCGCACACTGGATGCGGTAATCGACAAAGATATGGCGTCAAGTCTTCTGGCAACAAATATCGATGCCGACGAGCTATACATTTTAACCGATGTACCTTTTATCTATAAAGATTTTGGTTTGGAGACACAGGAAAAGCTCGAATTTTTAAACTATGCCGACACACAAAAACACCTCGAAAATGGTACTTTTGCTGAAGGCACTATGGAGCCAAAAATTAACGCCTGTCTGAATTTCATTAAAAACGGAGGCAGTAAAAGCATTATTACTGAAGCCACAAAACTGGAAGACAAACATTACGGCTCAAAAATTACCCTTGAATACGAAAATTAGAATTGAATACATTACAAAAGAAAATACCATGGCAAACAACTTAAAAAACAGAAATTTCCTTAAACTCCTGGATTTTAGTCCGGCAGAAATCAACCACCTTTTAGAGCTCTCCGCAAGCCTAAAGCAAGCCAAGTATGCAGGCACGGAAAGCCCAAGGCTAAGTGGCAAAAACATTGCATTGATTTTTGAAAAAGCTTCCACCCGTACACGCTGTGCTTTTGAAGTGGCTGCCTACGATCAGGGAGCAAGAGTTACCTACCTGGGACCATCGGGTTCTCAGATCGGGCAAAAGGAAACCATGAAAGACACGGCACGTGTGCTGGGAAGAATGTACGACGGCATTGAATACCGTGGCTTTGCACAAAATATTGTTGAAGAACTGGGCGAACATGCCGGAGTTCCTGTGTGGAACGGCCTGACCAACGAATTTCACCCTACCCAGATCCTGGCTGATTTTCTAACCATGAAAGAGCACAGCACCAAACCGCTTTCCGATGTAAAGTTCTGCTACCTGGGCGATGCACGAAACAACATGGGCAATTCGTTGATGGTAGGCGCCGCCAAACTGGGTATGGATTTTCGTGCAGCTGCACCCAAAGCCTGCCAGCCAAGTGAGGACCTACAGGCAGAATGTAAAGAAATAGCAGTGCAGACGGGTGGAAAAATCACCATTACTGAAGATGTAGCCACAGCAGTTAAAGATTGTGATTTTCTGTACACCGATGTATGGGTTTCCATGGGCGAGCCCGACGAAGTTTGGCAGGAACGCATTGAACTGCTATTGCCCTACCAGGTGAACAAACAGGCGATGGAGCTCACCGGTAATCCTGAAGTTAAATTTTTGCATTGTTTACCGGCGTTCCACAACCGGGATACAAAAATTGGAGAGCAGATCTATCAAAAATTTGGGTTGGAAGCCATGGAAGTTACTGAAGAAGTTTTCGAAAGTAAAGCATCGCTGGTATTCGATGAAGCCGAAAACCGCATGCACACCATAAAAGCCGTTATGGTTGCCACATTGGCTTAAGCAAAATCACCATAGATTTTTAAAGCATTATCTTCAGCTTTTGGAGGTAGTGCTTTTTTAATTTCAGCCACTACTAACTAGTCACTAGTTAGTAGTTAGTAGTTACAAGCAAAAATCTTTTTACTTCTTCCAACTTCTTGCTTCGTGCTTCAAGCTTTCTTAAAATCTCACCATCTCAGCGCTCCCTCTCTCTTCCCAAATACCCCATTCACTCAATTACTCATTAACTATCCCGATCTTCATTCAATCTAAATCAATCTGATTTCAATCTCCACCAATCTCATCATCTCACCCTCTCAGCGATCCACTCTCACAGTCTAATCGTCTCAGTGCTCATCACTCCGTCTCCCTTTCCCGTTACTCATTCACTCAATAACTCAATAATCAATTCATCGTTCACAGTCTCAACGTCTCATTACTCAAAGCTCATTAATCTTTAATCACTAATCCTTAATCACTAATCCTTTTCTTCCTTTCCTTTTTCAATCCTTTTCCTATTTTTGCCCCGTGCAAAATCATTCAACACTTATAAAGAATATTCTGGTGGCAGCCATGCTACTACTCACGATACAGGGAATTGCAAAGGACAAAAACAAACCGAGTCGGATTTCTTTACTGACTTCCGAAACAACTTCTGCCTTTACTTTTCACAACGACTCCATTCACCGTATCGATTTTCGCTATGCCGACAAAAAAAGGGGAATCAACCCATTCATTGCACCAACAATACTGATAACAGGGGGAACAATCCTACATTTTTCTGACTGGAAATACGATATTGATCAATGGCGCTGGGAACATTTTAATTACACGGGCGATCTGGATGACTATTTACGTTTTGCGCCAATCGTTGCCGTATACGGATTAAATGCACTTGGAATAAAAGGCAAAAACAATATTGGTAACCAGACTGCAATTCTGGGAAAAAGCATGCTGTTAACAACCGCTATCACAAAAGGCCTGAAAAGCATTTTGGATGTTGAACGCCCAACCGGAGAAGGAGGTTCAATGCCTTCGGGGCATACGGCCATTACCTTTGCTGCTGCCCAGTGGATGCACCGCGAATACGGAGAAATAAGTCTATGGTACAGCGTGGGTGCTTATGCCTGTGCAACAACAGTGGGTATTATGCGCATTTCCAAGGGGGGGCACTGGGCTTCCGATGTATTGGTTGGGGCAGGCATAGGAATGATTTCCACCGAACTTATCTACCTCACCCATCAATACAAGTGGGATCGCGAACACCTTAAAAACCTCGATATTTTCCCGTTTAAGAACGGCCAGCAAAAAGGACTGGCATTGGTTTATACCTTTTAAGAAGGTACAAGGTACAAGCTACAAGTCTCAAGTTACAAGCTTCAAGTTGCACGCTTCAAGCTACAAGTTACAACCAGGAAACTTCTTCCACCATCCAACTCCGTGCTTCTTACTTCAATCCTCCATTCTCTTTTCAATCGTCATCAATCTATTCTCCCAATCTCACTTTCTCACAGTTCCACCATCTCAGAGCCCCACAGGCACTCCTTTCTTTTCTTCCAAGAACCATAGCCCCTATCAGCATCTTGCCAAAAAAATAAAACAAGGAAAAATATTGTTGTTCACACTTCGAAATTTCTACTGCAAATTATACTTTTGTCCATTATTTCACGACTCACAAGAAAGGCTAATGACTACCATACGAACTCAAAAACAATGGCATGTAGTGTACACTAAATCCCGCGCCGAGAAAAAAGTGCTTCAAGAACTTAGCCCAAGTAACATCGAGTGCTTCCTTCCTTTGCAAAAACAACTCCGTCAGTGGAAAGACCGCAAAAAATGGGTAGAAATGCCACTTATTCCAGGTTATTGTTTTGTAAACATTACGCGCAAAGAATACGACAAAGTATTACAACTGAATAACGTGGTAAACTACATCACCTTCGAACGCAAGGCCGCCATCATCCAACAATATGAAATCGATGCTATGCGGATCCTTTTGCAACAACATGATTTTGAGGTGGATGTTACCATAGAAAATTTTGAACCGGGAAAACTGGTAGAAATCATCGAGGGGCCAATGGTTGGATTGAGAGGCGAACTGATTGAATCACGTGGAAAAAATAAATTTGCACTGCGCATCGAACAAATCGAAACCTTCTTTCTAGCTGATATTCCTGCAAAACACCTTAGCGTTGTTCCTAAAACAGTTTATTAATTTCCAAACATAGTGCCATACAATATGGCAGATA comes from uncultured Draconibacterium sp. and encodes:
- a CDS encoding carbamate kinase, encoding MKKRAVVALGGNAILRGNEDGTIVQQEKNVTDTLENLVHLIKDGYELVLTHGNGPQVGNILMRNDAGEQLYGIAPMPLNICVADSQGGIGFMMERMMRNVLNKHGIEKNVISMVTLVEINENDPAFQKPSKRIGKVYSKEEADRLYEQKGWEFKSTSKIKGGYRRVVPSPMPVDIVNKEIIRQLLENGNIVIAAGGGGIPVYFDENNDVRTLDAVIDKDMASSLLATNIDADELYILTDVPFIYKDFGLETQEKLEFLNYADTQKHLENGTFAEGTMEPKINACLNFIKNGGSKSIITEATKLEDKHYGSKITLEYEN
- a CDS encoding phosphatase PAP2 family protein is translated as MQNHSTLIKNILVAAMLLLTIQGIAKDKNKPSRISLLTSETTSAFTFHNDSIHRIDFRYADKKRGINPFIAPTILITGGTILHFSDWKYDIDQWRWEHFNYTGDLDDYLRFAPIVAVYGLNALGIKGKNNIGNQTAILGKSMLLTTAITKGLKSILDVERPTGEGGSMPSGHTAITFAAAQWMHREYGEISLWYSVGAYACATTVGIMRISKGGHWASDVLVGAGIGMISTELIYLTHQYKWDREHLKNLDIFPFKNGQQKGLALVYTF
- a CDS encoding UpxY family transcription antiterminator; translation: MTTIRTQKQWHVVYTKSRAEKKVLQELSPSNIECFLPLQKQLRQWKDRKKWVEMPLIPGYCFVNITRKEYDKVLQLNNVVNYITFERKAAIIQQYEIDAMRILLQQHDFEVDVTIENFEPGKLVEIIEGPMVGLRGELIESRGKNKFALRIEQIETFFLADIPAKHLSVVPKTVY
- a CDS encoding DNA translocase FtsK 4TM domain-containing protein, whose translation is MAFRAKKKPAKSKKKRTKKRIPLINKEKLFFLFGLFVLLVAAYLLISFVSFLFYGAADQSIMDSDWREFLFNTEVKAQNKGMKLGAYLSEIIMNRGFGLASFAFIYLLAITGMRILGRKTGNYLKSIWYSVICMIWFSVALGLFFNKTTAGTAIYWGGHYGFVLSNWLRSLIGVVGLIFLLFISGLAIVVVRFDGAFNLLKGLLKKKPIDTTEEDIAFDEETVSAEIEGEESVTKIIEDDDDVVKAIFESDEEDDLPLDEKEEVIVEAEEPETQNTPEDEIEVVKKEEEDLDLTVAPKHEEEESDGTGPEELEDYDPTLDLASFKFPTLDLLEDHKFGNAEVKNEELVANKNKIVETLRHYKIEITKIRATIGPTITLYEIVPAPGVRISKIKNLEDDIALSLAALGIRIIAPIPGRGTIGIEVPNQNPETVSMHSIIRSKKFQESTAELPVALGKTISNETFMFDLVKMPHILVAGATGQGKSVGINVIITSLLYKKHPSQLKFVFIDPKKVELNIYSVLEKHYLAKLPDSDEPVITDIQKVKNTLNSINVEMDARYDLLKAAQARNIKEYNKKFISRRLNPEKGHRFMPYIVVIIDEFADLIMTAGKEIELPIARIAQLARAVGIHMIIATQRPSTNIITGVIKANFPARIAFKVASMIDSRTILDSPGANQLIGRGDMLISQGSEMTRVQCAFVDTPEVENIVEYISDQRGYPTAFLLPEYVSEDEPGPGDVDLRNRDELFDDAARIVVMNQMGSTSMIQRKFSIGYNRAGRLMDQLEAAGIVGPSEGSKARQVLLQDEYSLEQLLNNL
- a CDS encoding outer membrane lipoprotein carrier protein LolA, encoding MKRIVLIAALVAFALSGWAQGDAKAKEILDEVSAKTKEIAAMSADFVFSMVNEEMDINETNEGSIKIKGQKYKVELPDLGVEVISDGTTIWNYMEDGNQVTISNIDDDGSELMDPSSLFSIYERGFRSEFVDEKTEAGKTLYHINLFPDSDEFDVTKIEVAIDKAAMMIHAATLYSTDGNLYGILVKKMDTKSVIADTYFVFDASKYDDVEVIDFR
- the argF gene encoding ornithine carbamoyltransferase; the encoded protein is MANNLKNRNFLKLLDFSPAEINHLLELSASLKQAKYAGTESPRLSGKNIALIFEKASTRTRCAFEVAAYDQGARVTYLGPSGSQIGQKETMKDTARVLGRMYDGIEYRGFAQNIVEELGEHAGVPVWNGLTNEFHPTQILADFLTMKEHSTKPLSDVKFCYLGDARNNMGNSLMVGAAKLGMDFRAAAPKACQPSEDLQAECKEIAVQTGGKITITEDVATAVKDCDFLYTDVWVSMGEPDEVWQERIELLLPYQVNKQAMELTGNPEVKFLHCLPAFHNRDTKIGEQIYQKFGLEAMEVTEEVFESKASLVFDEAENRMHTIKAVMVATLA